GATATCATTCTAACTTGATTTCTTATCCATCATCTCTAATAGGACACAAGATTTCCAGCCCAACTATATCTGGGCCTCCAAACATAACAAGTGGTcggatttgatttttgtttttctatctAATCCTTGTATGAAGGAAAACAAACACGGCCTAAATTGGTCCGAGACCAGACCAGACCAGAGTCAACTACACACAGTTTCATCACCAAACATCTGAAAACAGACGCAGTGAAGCAGAAGGAGAAAGAGGCCTGCGGCACAGTGATGGATCTGCACCAGTTACCGGAGGGCTGCATAGCCAAGATAGTATCGTTGACGACTCCTGAAGATGCCTGCCGCCTGTCGTTGCTCTGTAAGATTTTCAAGTCTGCGGCGGAATCCGACGCCGTTTGGGACAAGTTCCTTCCGCCTGAGACACCCACGATCCTGTCCCAGTCCGGCGAATCTGGACTATTGGCCGCCAGTTCCAAGAAGGAGCTTTACCTCGCTCTCTGCAACAAACCTGTCCTCATCAACGACGGTAAATTGGTAAGTCAGTCCATCAACACCCTGTATACGTACGCTCGAGTAGTCATGATCTTCATCTAATTTTTGAACATCAATTATTAGTAAGGCCAAGGGATTATGCAATTAATGATACTTTAGGAACATGAACATATTTGGATTCAAATTTGTGATGTTTCTGTTTGATTAGCAAGGTTAAGAGGATTGGCGATGGTCAAGGATCAGATGCTTTCATAATGATCCTGTTATTTCAGGCAGTTAGGCTTTGGCATTTTAAGACCATATATGCTCTATCTGAATGTTTTTGTTAATTGCAATTTGAAATCATGCAGAGCTTTTCACTGGACAAATGGAGTGGGAAAAAATGTTACATGATATCTGCAAGAGAGCTTGGTATTGTCTGGGGCGATACTCCCCAGTATTGGAGATGGACTTCTCATCCTGAATCCAGGtctgtaaattttgttttgattgtttgttaattgttatacattatgatatatatatatatatatatatatatatatagatggttGTTGGTTACAGACGTAATAGTCTTTTGGGTTAGATAATGTGTATGTGTATGCGAACAGGTTTCCGGAGGTGGCTGAGCTTCTTGTTGTTTGCTGGCTTGAAATCTATGGGAAACTTGAAACACGCTTGCTGACCCCATCGACTCTGTACAAAGCTTACCTTGTGTTCAAGTTTACTCGAAGGGCTTTTGGATTTGAACACGTACGTGCTGAGGTCACTATAGGTCTGGAGGGAGGAGAACAGAGTAAACAGACTCTGGTTTTTCCCAACGAAGGGGAGAGACCCGGGTGGTTGGAGATTGAGTTGGGTGAGTTTTTCTGTGAAGGGGGAGAAGATGGGCTGTTGAAATTGCATTGTTTGGCGAATGAGGCTAATAATGGGAGGAGCGGTCTTGTTGTTCAAGGCATTGAGGTCAGGCCTAAGAGGAACAACTAGTAGAATTCATCTCGTCTATGGAAAAGGGTTTTGATACTCGTTTTGTTTTATATTAATCCTGTCTGTAATCTAAGAAAAGTATCACCCTCAAACATTGCAGTTTTCTGCAATTGACATTAATGAATCATGTGAATGGCTTTATTGTGTGAGGTATGAAGTACTCGGTATTTGAAGAGATGGGACTTATGTAATTTTAGTCATTCGCCAATATGGTGGATTCATATGTCATTGTTTCTATTAAAGTTGAACTTGTGATGCGTCACTCATCAAGGCGGAACTAGAATTTAGACTTTAGAGGGAATACATATACGGGTGTGCTTGAAACGCTTAATGCTTCTAGTCCACATATGCGGATCAGACAACAATGTGTCTGTCCGATTCTTTGTCCAATTCCTTTCAAGTTCCTTCGACAGAGCGTGAAGGGGATCAGGTGGAGAAAGATTGTTGCAGATTTCTAGTGaagaaggaaatgaacataATGCAAGTAAAGTTTTGAATGATGCTCAACCAGGCATACAAATTGAGAGCTTAAATGTG
Above is a genomic segment from Rosa chinensis cultivar Old Blush chromosome 3, RchiOBHm-V2, whole genome shotgun sequence containing:
- the LOC112192783 gene encoding F-box protein At2g02240 encodes the protein MDLHQLPEGCIAKIVSLTTPEDACRLSLLCKIFKSAAESDAVWDKFLPPETPTILSQSGESGLLAASSKKELYLALCNKPVLINDGKLSFSLDKWSGKKCYMISARELGIVWGDTPQYWRWTSHPESRFPEVAELLVVCWLEIYGKLETRLLTPSTLYKAYLVFKFTRRAFGFEHVRAEVTIGLEGGEQSKQTLVFPNEGERPGWLEIELGEFFCEGGEDGLLKLHCLANEANNGRSGLVVQGIEVRPKRNN